In Triticum aestivum cultivar Chinese Spring chromosome 5B, IWGSC CS RefSeq v2.1, whole genome shotgun sequence, the following proteins share a genomic window:
- the LOC123110137 gene encoding uncharacterized protein has translation MGQGQHEQSVSQFKTKLRMPLDLVSVFLAFTLESSLDNLRSTYPDVELKSGILETLCFPCMVLRFFMMAANLPFMPPSILIFMDTGAAVLACYVLLLDINWSFKWLTMFPVMGIVFIYALSRLYSKPYSRGEDREEAGVIPCSKIKEGEDREEAAVISCSQIKEGEDREEVAVISCSQIKEGEDREEAAVTFYSQIKEEGDDGHCEANQGSKGENLSTRNTEESSNEKITRVIFLQLELIGIITFGALWAMDELLLDEHATDRFTISQFLLFLSFMLAALTSMMKRLPTDVSPGIAPASELLHKTLLVLLLVTAHTVAAEALGEEVIILCMPEVIPAVLIWFSIHHGSVSDQVMETYKSWEWRISLGAVVALFLAKIGESLRPGWCTTIFACCAVSGLLAHYVVFMLSHWPGQQPADDKQDPGKLDVQAADGKQDPGKLAVELLRHWANDLLIAAAALLLLRYLLVHGLGWREALTALSQTFERLISAVRGHTTTFWSIMPLLCSTVFNLLSSSMNLHKDSPGIATVRRSFGICYNVLIVLHMFCFTGDVSHTLYYKYNSIALLWKECSAFL, from the exons ATGGGTCAAGGTCAACATGAGCAATCTGTTTCCCAGTTCAA GACAAAGCTGCGTATGCCGTTGGATTTGGTGTCTGTGTTTCTCGCCTTCACACTGGAAAGCAGCCTAGACAATTTACGAAGTACATATCCTGATGTGGAGTTGAAATCGGGTATATTGGAGACTCTTTGCTTCCCCTGCATGGTTCTAAGATTCTTCATGATGGCAGCCAATCTGCCATTCATGCCTCCGAGCATCCTGATTTTCATGGACACCGGCGCTGCCGTACTTGCCTGTTATGTGCTACTACTGGACATCAACTGGAGCTTCAAATGGCTCACCATGTTCCCCGTCATGGGCATTGTTTTCATATATGCCCTGTCACGGTTGTACTCGAAGCCCTATAGTCGAGGTGAAGATCGTGAAGAGGCCGGGGTTATCCCCTGTTCAAAAATAAAAGAAGGTGAAGATCGTGAAGAGGCCGCGGTTATCTCCTGTTCACAAATAAAAGAAGGTGAAGATCGTGAAGAGGTCGCGGTTATCTCCTGTTCACAAATAAAAGAAGGTGAAGATCGTGAAGAGGCCGCGGTTACCTTCTATTCACAAATAAAAGAAGAAGGTGATGATGGCCATTGTGAGGCAAACCAAGGCAGTAAAGGAGAAAATTTATCGACGAGGAATACAGAAGAATCTAGCAATGAGAAGATCACTAGGGTAATATTTCTGCAGCTTGAGTTGATCGGGATAATAACGTTCGGGGCGCTATGGGCGATGGACGAGCTGCTACTTGATGAGCATGCAACTGACAGGTTCACCATCTCCCAGTTCCTCCTGTTCCTGAGCTTTATGCTGGCAGCACTGACGTCCATGATGAAGAGACTGCCTACTGACGTCTCCCCGGGCATTGCACCGGCATCGGAGTTGCTCCACAAGACCTTGCTTGTACTCCTGCTGGTGACAGCGCACACGGTGGCCGCGGAGGCGCTGGGTGAGGAAGTGATTATCCTCTGCATGCCAGAGGTTATCCCAGCTGTGCTAATCTGGTTCAGTATTCACCATGGCTCCGTCAGCGACCAGGTGATGGAAACTTATAAAAGCTGGGAATGGCGCATTTCTCTAGGTGCAGTGGTAGCTCTTTTTCTGGCCAAGATTGGTGAGTCCCTGCGCCCCGGCTGGTGCACGACAATATTTGCTTGCTGTGCCGTCTCAGGGCTCCTGGCCCACTACGTTGTGTTCATGCTAAGTCATTGGCCAGGGCAACAACCGGCTGATGACAAGCAGGATCCGGGGAAGCTGGATGTACAAGCCGCTGATGGAAAGCAGGATCCAGGGAAGCTGGCTGTGGAATTACTGAGGCATTGGGCAAATGACTTACTGATAGCCGCAGCTGCGTTGCTGCTACTCAGGTATCTGCTCGTTCACGGGCTTGGTTGGAGAGAAGCACTTACTGCACTAAGCCAGACCTTTGAACGATTGATTTCAGCAGTGAGAGGACACACAACTACTTTTTGGTCCATCATGCCATTACTATGTTCTACCGTATTCAATTTGTTGTCCAGTTCAATGAACCTGCACAAGGATTCCCCAGGAATTGCAACAGTGCGAAGGAGCTTTGGAATTTGCTATAATGTGTTGATTGTACTTCATATGTTCTGCTTTACAGGTGATGTATCCCATACTCTATATTATAAGTACAATAGTATTGCCTTACTTTGGAAGGAATGCAGCGCATTCTTGTAA